The following nucleotide sequence is from Hevea brasiliensis isolate MT/VB/25A 57/8 chromosome 7, ASM3005281v1, whole genome shotgun sequence.
ttgaaATTGAAAATGCCAATTAAAATTGAAACAGAAAATTCAAAATAGACTGATTATTTTTCACTTtcctatttttattttattttttaaaaaaattattttagattCGGGCaaaatatagtatttatggctgcccctctttacatgtttTCTGTTAGAGGAAAGAAGAAAAGTAATTTCTAGTTTCCTCAAGACAGGAAACATGTAAAGACAAAAAGACGTATATTTTGGACGGGAGAAATCAAAAGGCAAAATAAGtaaattaaaagacaaagaagaaaaaaaaattttaaatggagaAGAAACAAGCTAAGTAAGAGAAATTTAAAATACGATGCAAAGTTATGAACACTAAAGTCCAAAAAGTAAAAGAATTTTCTAATTTTCTCAGAACAGGAGACATGAGAAGGTATagtctcatattttggacgaaagGGAAGAAATAAATGAACAAGTTGAGCTCAACAGAAACTTAAATGTAGGAAATTTAAAGAGCAACATAGCTCAACAGATATTTAAAAGTGAAAATTTCAAAAGCGACCTGGCTCAACAAAATTGGAAAACAGAAATTTAAAGAGTGACAGCTTATCACAaatttaaaaaaacaaaaaaacaagAATTAGAAGAGCAACATAGCTCAATAGAAACAGTAATTTAAAAacaatatgaaaatttgaagggCAACGTAGCCCGACAGAAATTTAAACGCAAGAATTGAAAGAGCGACATAGCTCAATAGAAATTTAAAAGCAATACAAAAATTTGAAGGGCGATGTAGcccgacagaaatttaaatgcaggaattgAAAGAGCGACATAGCTCAACAGAAATTTAAAAGCAATATAAAAATTTGAAGGTTGACGTAGCCTGATAAAAATTTAAACATAGGAATTGAAAGAGCGACATAACTCAACAGAAATTTAAAAgcaatatgaaaatttgaagggCAACGTAGCCCGATAGAAATTTAAACGCAAAAATTGAAAGAGTGACATAGCTCAACAAAAATTTAAAAGCAATATGAAAATTTGAAAGGCGACATAGCCCGATAGAAATTTAAACgcaagaattgaaaaaaaaaaatttaatcaccTGTAATTTTTGAATAAGTTGCCTCCTAAATTCGTTAAGGTATCTGCGCACTTAAGGAAAACCTGAATAATTAAATATAGTCTTGATTTAAGGCCTACAAAATAGTGTAAGATCTTAAAGAAACTCTAGTAAAGGATTCTTTTACTTGCAAGAGCTTACTGGACATTAAGCTTGAAGCCAAAACAGAGACAGAGAATCAATCCCAATAGAACCTGAAGGGCTTGTATACTTTTTTGAGCATTTGCCGTGAACCCCCTTTTCAGATTCCCGCCTTCaagcttttcttttccttttactcTATTTTTTCAAGTCTTCATCTTTCGCTCATTTTGCAGAGAATGCCCTTTCAGCTTTTCactctctttccctcattttgccaaggatgccctttcaggttttcatccttgatttttttatttttttttattatttttttttgctaGAGCTTGGGAAACTTTCTCTACCAATTGCTTCCCCAGTTGAGTTATCAGGAAATTTTTCCAACACTATTCTTTGTATCTACGTGTTCAAGTTATCAGGAAATCTTTCTAACACTATTCAAAaagcaagatacataatgtcaccTGAATTTGTAGTCTCTTATTTTATGATCAAGCATTAGTAAGAAAAACAACACAATTTTCATGAGAAAATATGATAGGTGAAGGAAAAAGATGATGATAAAAGTGTTATTTCAATCCCATTGGATAGACTTGTACAAAGATTAGGAGCAAGAATATGATTTACGACTTTGAATAGGAAGTGGTAGACAATCTCTGGAATTCGAGAGATTAACTTTTAAAACCTCTTCTTGCCATGAATGCCAACAGCCCTATCTCTTTAGTAATTTGATTTTTTTGAAAAGTACCTTAGTGCTTGGATCTCTAGATTTGGTAAACCCTAACATTTCAACTGTCATACTAATCTCCCTTATTCTTCCAAAGTTTCgaagatgccctttcgggttttcatcctcatatgtttttctttttctctttatttCTATTTTTTCTCTCCTTTTATAGGACGCCTTTTCAAGTTTTCGCCCCTTTCTCATTTTGCAGAGagtgccctttcgagttttcaccctctttcactCATTTTACCAAGGACGCCCTTTCAGATTTTCATCAttgcaacctttttttttttttaggcaaaaTACCTCTTCACTGCATCTGAGTTTACTGGGTTTGGCAACTCCTTTCCGTCCATGTGTGTCAATATTAGAGCTCCTCCCGAAAATGATTTCTTGACCACATAAGGACCTTTATAAGCCAGTGTCTATTTTCCTCTTAGATCACTTTGATTCAACAAAACTTTCTTCAAAATAATGTCTCCGGGTTGAAACTCTCGAGCACATAATTTCTTATCAAATGCTCGAGCCATTCGActttggtacaattgaccatgaCATACAGTAGCCAACCGTTTTTCATCAATCAAGTTGAGTTGATCCAACCGTGTTTGAACCCACTCCATGTCATCTAATTCTGCTTCTGCTAAAATCCTCAATGAAGGTATCTCTACCTCTATTGGCGAGACTGCTTCCATTCCATATactagtgagtatggagttgccccagtagaAGTTCTCACCGCAGTCCGGTATGCATGTAGAGCAAATGGGAGCACTtcgtgccaatccctatatgtgattgtcattttctcaattatCTTTTTAAGATTTTTATTCGCGGCTTCTACTGCCCCATTCATCTGTGGCCGGTATGGTGATGAATTAAGATGATGAATTTTATACTGATCACACAACTCTTTGACTTTTGAGCCATTCAAGTTTTTTGCATTATCAGTTATAAGCTTGTCAGGAAGACCATATCTACAGATAATGTTTCGTTTAAAAATTTTCACTACTGCATTCTGAGTAACACTGGCATATGATTCTACTTCAACCGATTTAGTAAATTAATTGATGGCAACAAGAATAAACTGATGCCCATTTGATGCTTTTAGAGTGATTAGACCAATAACATCCATGCCCCACATCGCAAAGGGCCATGGGGCTACTAAATTGAAGAGCTGATGAGGAGGAGCATTTATTCTATTAGCATAAATTTGGCACTTGTGACATCTTCGAAAATACTCAATACAATCCTTTTCCAAAGTAAGCAAAAAATAACCTCGACGGAGAATCTGtctagccatcatgtgtccattagcgtgtgttgcacaattcccctcatACATTTCAAGCAGAATCTTTTTAGCTTCTTTTGCATGAACACAGCGTAACAATTCCCCATCAAAATTCCTTGTGTACAGGATTTCCCCGCTAGGGAAATATCCTAAAGATATTCTTCTGATCATTCTCTTGTCATTTTTGCTTGCTTCTTGTGGGTATTCCCTTGTCTTGATATATTGTTGAATATCATAATACCAAGGCTTCCCATCCATTTCTTCTTCGATCATCAAGTAATAAGCAGGGTTATCTCTGGCCTTTATAAGAAGAATCTGTACTCCTTTACCTTCCTCAATTTGTGCCATGACAGCTAGTGTTGCTAGAGCATCGGCGAGCTGATTCTTGTCACGACTTaaatgagtaaatgaaatctcatcaAATTTCTTAATTAATTCAATGAGATATTTCTGgtatggaatcaatttcgaatcTCGAGTCTGCGATTCCCCTTTCACTTGATAAATTATTAAAGCTGAGTCGCTATATACTTCTAACTTCTTGATTTTCATTTCAATGTCTGCTTGTAAACcattcacacaagcttcatattcagcGACATTGTTTGTACATTCAAATTCTAACTTTACTACAATTGGGAAATGTTTTCCATCTGGAGATACCAAGACTGATCCGATTCCACTAcctgataaattgactgctccatcaaaatacatttgccAAACATCACTCTGCTCTCTCATTTCTTCCTCCACTATATTTACATACTCATCCGAGAATTCAAAATCTAAAGCTTCATATTCCTCAATTGGATTTTCTGCCAAGAGATCTGCTATAATACTTCCCTTTAGTGCCTTTCTGGTGATATAGACGATATCATATTGAGACagtatgacttgccatttggCTATTCTCCCTGGTAGATATGGACTTTCAAACAcatacttgattggatccattctggaaatgagccagGTCTTGTAATTTAACATATAATGCTTGAGTCGATTAGCAGTCCAGGCTAGTGCACAACAAGTTCTCTCAACAAATGAATACCGAgcttcacaatcattgaactttttgctcatatAGTAAATGGCCCTTTCTTTCTTGCCagaatcatcatgttgccccaaaacacatcccattgagaccTGAAGAACTGCCATGTACAAGATTAATGGTCTGCCTAGAATAGGTGGGACTAGAATGGGTGGATTTGATAAGTAATTCTTAATATTCTCAAATGCCTCTTGGCAATCATCGTTCCAAGTAGCAGAGTTATTTTTTCTCAATAACTTAAAAATTGGTTCAGCTCTGGCTGTGAGATTAGAAATGAATCGAGAAATATACTTCAGTTTCCCTAGAAAGCTTCGAACTTCCTTTTTAGTCTGTGGTGCTGGCATCTCCTGGATAGCTTTGACCTTATCAGGGTCAATTTCAATTCCCTTCTCACTGACAATAAATCCTAACAATTTTCCCAATTTCGCCCCAAAGACACATTTTATAGGATTCAGTTTCAGTCTGTATTTCCTCAATCTTTCAAACACTTTTCGCACCATTGCCACATGGCTTTCTGCCCCTCTTGATTTaataatcatatcatccacataaacttcaacttctttgtgcatcaagtCGTGAAACAAAGTAACCATAGCACGCTGATATGTTGCCCCAGCATTCTTGAGCCTAAATGGCATGACTCTATAGCAGAAAACTCCCTACTGGGTGATGAAAGCCATCTTTTCCTTATCTAGCTCATCCATTAGAATCTGATTGTAACTAGAGGCTCCATCAACACAAGAACACCTGCCCAAACCTGCAGCATTATCAACTAGTACATCGATATGTGGGAGAGGAAAATCATCCTTTAAGCTAACTTTATTGAGATCTCTATAATCCAAACATACCACTTACTTTACCATTTTTCTTCATTACTGGAACGACATTGGCTACCCATTCAGGATATTTTACCACTTCTAGAAGCCCAGCCTCATATTGCTTTTTAATTTCATCTCTAACCTTTATCAACATGTCCGGATGCATTCTTCTAAGTTTTTGCTTCACAGGTATCGTCCCTAGTGCCAGAGGGATTTTGTGGGTTACAATGCGCGGATCAACTCCTAGCATGTCATCATAAGTCCAGGAAAATACATCTAGGAACTCTTTGAGCAATGAAACCATTTCATTCATCTTTTCATTATCTATGACTTTTAACTCTTTTTTATCCTCTTATGTTCCCAAATTCAACGTGTTCATTTCGTCACCACAAGGTATTAGACTAGGTTCATCTATTTCTAGTTGCTTAACTATTTCTCTTAGAGGTGTACACTCTTCTTCCCCATCAACACTATTGTCCTCCATGGCAATCAAAGGTTTATCAAAGTTAATTTGGGGAATATCCATATTGATTGAATTATTACTTTCAACATTGGGCctagaaaaataatgaaaaaggaGAAGTCAATTGTTGGCTTAGAAAGAAGAATGAAACATAAGAAATAAGATTTGAAAGATGCACTATTTTTATTAATGCAAAATCATAAAATAAGGTCCATTTACATAAGACCCACTCGACACCATGGACTAAGTAATCAAGGGGTTGGTAACATCACATATATTACTTTAAAAATAATGCTGGAGCGTCCTCTTCTTCCCAATTGTTCAGTTGCTCGCCTTCTTGCATAGGCACAATCAATAGATCATAGATCTGACTTGGCTCAAGGAAATTAAAGGATAATTTTGACAGAGACCCCTCAATCTCTTCAGTGATATCTTGAATGACTGGAAGTGGACAAGCTACTTGAGTAGCTGAGAGGAAAGTCTCTTGAATGTGAGGGATAACCATCTTCTCATCATAAAATTGGTCAAAGCGCCAATCTCTCAGAATATGCGTCATCCAGGGCTTCTTATCAAACAAACCATTTTCATTGTACCCTAACCCAAAATGCCTTTCTCTCTTAGTCATGGTAATAGGTTCTACTATCCCTTGCAGCTTAATGCCCAAGCCTTTTCCCTTTTGATATCCACTCTTTAACATCACCTTTGCCACCATGTTGGACGCCTCCAGAGTATGCCTAGGTATACCTGCTGATTCTAATGCTTGAAAAGAACTTTCAAGTGCTTGCTCAGTAGTTTCTATAGAAGGGATCGATTGAGGTTTAGTAACCAGCATTGCTTCTTCCCCCTTGACTGTCACTAGCTTTCCATTTGCAACATACTTGATTTTTGATGCAAGGAGGAACGTACAGCATTAGCCAAATGTATCCACGGTCTACCCAGCAACATTGTATAGGTAGGCTCAATATCCATTACTTGAAAAATGACATTAAAGGTACAAGCCCCAACTTGTAATGGCAGTTCAATGTGCCCTAACACCTCTCTTTTGGTCTCATCAAAGGCTCTAACTACCATATTGCTTGAATGCATCAGAGGAGGTTCAACAGGAAGTTTAGCGAAAATAGCACTTAGCAATACATTAAGGGCAGATCCATTATGAACCAAAACTTTGGCTACCATGCATTCCTTACATTTTACGGTGATATGTAAAGCCTTAGTGTGCTTTAACCCAGTTGGGTCAATTTCATCATCGGAGAAAGTTACAAAATTTAAAGCTTGAATTTGCCCACAATTTTCTCAAACTTTTCTAGAGAAATATCAGGAACAATGTAAGCCTAATCTAACACCCTCTATAGTGCTTGTCGATGCATTTCTGAACTCAGAATCAAGGTTAAAAGTGAAATTCTGGCTAGTGTTTTTTTTAGCTGGTCAACCACACTATAATCACTTTGTTTCATCACTTGTAGCAATAATTCCCCTTCGTTTTTCTTTTCACTTGCCTccccttcttccttttctttgagCACTTCTTCTGTACTCTCAGTTGATTCTCCTACCTTTGCTTTCCCTTTCTTGGCCCTTTCAGCCTCTTCTGAGCCATAACATCTTCCACTTCTAGTGATATACTCTATTTCCCCTTCTTCAGAAGCTGAACTACCTTGAGGGTAAGGAGATTGAAACTCAATCTTAGGCTCAATTTGGTTATTGGGTAAGCTTAAGTTACTGTCAAGGTAAGATGGCCCCATGTAAATTATTTTAAGGCTTGGAGATGTATTTGAACGTAGGTTAGATGACACAGCAGATGGGGCAAAAGTGGGATTACTCAAAGGTGGAAAGGGAGTGCTAACCATAACAGACTG
It contains:
- the LOC110648488 gene encoding uncharacterized protein LOC110648488 encodes the protein MPFRLKNAGATYQRAMVTLFHDLMHKEVEVYVDDMIIKSRGAESHVAMVRKVFERLRKYRLKLNPIKCVFGAKLGKLLGFIVSEKGIEIDPDKVKAIQEMPAPQTKKEVRSFLGKLKYISRFISNLTARAEPIFKLLRKNNSATWNDDCQEAFENIKNYLSNPPILVPPILGRPLILYMAVLQVSMGCVLGQHDDSGKKERAIYYMSKKFNDCEARYSFVERTCCALAWTANRLKHYMLNYKTWLISRMDPIKYVFESPYLPGRIAKWQVILSQYDIVYITRKALKGSIIADLLAENPIEEYEALDFEFSDEYVNIVEEEMREQSDVWQMYFDGAVNLSGSGIGSVLVSPDGKHFPIVVKLEFECTNNVAEYEACVNGLQADIEMKIKKLEVYSDSALIIYQVKGESQTRDSKLIPYQKYLIELIKKFDEISFTHLSRDKNQLADALATLAVMAQIEEGKGVQILLIKARDNPAYYLMIEEEMDGKPWYYDIQQYIKTREYPQEASKNDKRMIRRISLGYFPSGEILYTRNFDGELLRCVHAKEAKKILLEMYEGNCATHANGHMMARQILRRGYFLLTLEKDCIEYFRRCHKCQIYANRINAPPHQLFNLVAPWPFAMWGMDVIGLITLKASNGHQYGLPDKLITDNAKNLNGSKVKELCDQYKIHHLNSSPYRPQMNGAVEAANKNLKKIIEKMTITYRDWHEVLPFALHAYRTAVRTSTGATPYSLVYGMEAVSPIEVEIPSLRILAEAELDDMEWVQTRLDQLNLIDEKRLATVCHGQLYQSRMARAFDKKLCAREFQPGDIILKKVLLNQSDLRGK